A genomic region of Pseudomonas sp. KU43P contains the following coding sequences:
- the livG gene encoding high-affinity branched-chain amino acid ABC transporter ATP-binding protein LivG, translated as MSREILQVSGLSMRFGGLLAVNGVALTVKEKQVVALIGPNGAGKTTVFNCLTGFYKPSGGTILLDGQPIQGLAGHQIARKGVVRTFQNVRLFKEMTALENLLIAQHRHLNTNFFAGLFKTPSFRRSEKEAMERAQYWLEKVNLTEFANRTAGTLAYGQQRRLEIARCMMTQPRIIMLDEPAAGLNPKETEDLKALIAYLRESHDVTVLLIEHDMKLVMSISDHIVVINQGTPLAHGTPEEIRDNPDVIKAYLGEA; from the coding sequence ATGAGCCGCGAAATTCTGCAAGTCAGCGGCCTGAGCATGCGCTTCGGCGGCTTGTTGGCGGTCAACGGCGTGGCCCTGACCGTCAAGGAAAAACAGGTGGTGGCGCTGATCGGCCCGAACGGCGCCGGCAAGACCACCGTGTTCAACTGCCTGACCGGCTTCTACAAGCCCAGCGGCGGCACCATCCTGCTCGACGGCCAGCCCATCCAGGGCCTGGCCGGCCATCAGATCGCCCGCAAAGGTGTGGTGCGGACCTTCCAGAACGTGCGCCTGTTCAAGGAAATGACCGCGCTGGAGAACCTGCTGATCGCCCAGCACCGCCACCTGAATACCAACTTCTTCGCCGGCCTGTTCAAGACCCCAAGCTTCCGCCGCAGCGAGAAGGAGGCCATGGAACGCGCGCAGTACTGGCTGGAGAAGGTCAACCTGACCGAGTTCGCCAACCGCACCGCCGGCACCCTCGCCTACGGCCAGCAGCGTCGCCTGGAAATCGCCCGCTGCATGATGACCCAGCCACGCATCATCATGCTCGACGAACCGGCAGCCGGCCTGAACCCCAAGGAAACCGAAGACCTCAAGGCGCTGATCGCCTACCTGCGCGAGTCGCACGACGTCACCGTGCTGTTGATCGAACACGATATGAAGCTGGTGATGAGCATCTCCGACCATATCGTCGTGATCAACCAGGGCACGCCCCTGGCCCACGGCACGCCGGAGGAGATCCGCGACAACCCTGACGTGATCAAAGCCTACCTGGGGGAAGCGTAA
- a CDS encoding ABC transporter ATP-binding protein: MLKFENVSTFYGKIQALHSVNVEINQGEIVTLIGANGAGKSTLLMTLCGSPQAHSGSIKYLGEELVGQPSSHIMRKSIAVVPEGRRVFARLTVEENLAMGGFFTDKGDYQEQLDKVLQLFPRLKERYIQRGGTMSGGEQQMLAIGRALMSKPKLLLLDEPSLGLAPIIIQQIFDIIEQLRRDGVTVFLVEQNANQALKIADRAYVLENGRVVMQGTGEALLTDPKVRDAYLGG; encoded by the coding sequence ATGCTGAAGTTCGAGAACGTTTCCACCTTCTACGGCAAGATCCAGGCGCTGCACAGCGTCAACGTGGAGATCAACCAGGGCGAGATCGTCACCCTGATCGGCGCCAACGGTGCCGGCAAGTCGACCTTGCTGATGACCTTGTGCGGCTCGCCGCAGGCGCACAGTGGCAGCATCAAGTACCTGGGTGAAGAACTGGTCGGCCAGCCCTCCTCGCACATCATGCGCAAGAGCATCGCAGTCGTGCCGGAAGGCCGCCGCGTGTTCGCACGCCTGACTGTCGAGGAAAACCTGGCCATGGGTGGTTTCTTCACCGACAAGGGTGACTACCAGGAGCAGCTGGACAAAGTCCTGCAACTGTTCCCGCGCCTGAAGGAGCGTTACATCCAGCGTGGCGGCACCATGTCCGGCGGCGAGCAGCAGATGCTGGCCATCGGCCGGGCGCTGATGAGCAAGCCCAAGCTGTTGCTGCTCGACGAGCCTTCACTTGGCTTGGCGCCGATCATCATCCAGCAGATCTTCGACATCATCGAGCAACTGCGCCGCGATGGCGTGACGGTGTTCCTGGTGGAGCAGAACGCCAATCAGGCTCTGAAGATCGCTGACCGGGCCTATGTACTGGAGAATGGCCGGGTGGTGATGCAAGGTACGGGTGAAGCCTTGCTGACCGATCCGAAAGTGCGGGATGCCTACCTGGGTGGGTGA
- a CDS encoding COG3650 family protein, whose product MRLTPTLLLTALLPLFGGCQMLAEQPRDPNIGTTRMQGELSAGGGQLLFKPCGEARHFVIRDAGATAILQEAANLAHDANDKLFADVRGRLTGSKQATNDGQLEVSRLYRLEPSTRACEDPNFKQLTLRASGHEPEWDIKASGKGMVLNRVGKEPLPLPFLEEEVPGGGLTLTSEANGQHVELWVAPQRCADSATGAVRHLRAELHIDGQTLKGCGYYGGARDN is encoded by the coding sequence ATGCGCCTCACCCCTACCCTGCTGCTCACCGCCCTGCTGCCCCTGTTCGGCGGCTGCCAGATGCTGGCCGAGCAACCTCGCGACCCGAACATCGGCACCACGCGCATGCAGGGCGAACTCAGCGCAGGCGGCGGCCAGCTGCTGTTCAAGCCGTGCGGTGAGGCCCGTCACTTCGTGATCCGCGACGCCGGCGCCACCGCCATCCTGCAGGAAGCCGCCAACCTGGCCCATGACGCCAACGACAAGCTGTTCGCCGATGTGCGCGGCCGCCTCACCGGCAGCAAGCAGGCCACCAACGATGGCCAGCTGGAAGTCAGCCGCCTGTACCGCCTGGAACCATCCACCCGCGCCTGTGAAGACCCCAACTTCAAGCAGCTGACCCTGCGCGCCAGCGGCCACGAGCCGGAGTGGGACATCAAGGCCAGCGGCAAAGGCATGGTGCTCAACCGCGTTGGCAAAGAACCGCTGCCGCTGCCCTTCCTTGAAGAAGAAGTTCCCGGCGGCGGCCTGACCCTGACCAGCGAAGCCAACGGCCAGCACGTGGAACTGTGGGTCGCACCACAGCGTTGCGCCGACAGCGCCACCGGTGCCGTGCGCCACCTGCGCGCAGAATTGCACATCGATGGCCAGACCCTCAAAGGCTGCGGGTACTATGGCGGCGCGCGCGACAACTGA
- a CDS encoding NAD(P)/FAD-dependent oxidoreductase, producing MLRITELKLPLDHPDEALREAIVQRLGIRDEQLLSFNLFKRSYDARKKNSELLFIYTIDLEASNEAELLHTFADDRNIGPAPDVTYKFVGQAPAGLQERPIVVGFGPCGIFAGLLLAQMGFKPIILERGKEVRQRTKDTWGLWRKSVLNPESNVQFGEGGAGTFSDGKLYSQIKDPQHHGRKVLEEFVKAGAPEEILYINKPHIGTFRLTGMVEQMRQDMIALGAEVRFQEKVTDLLLEDGQLTGVVLESGEQLHSRHVVLALGHSARDTFRMLHAKGVYMEAKPFSVGFRIEHPQTLIDKARLGKYAGHPKLGAADYKLVYHAKNGRSVYSFCMCPGGTVVAATSEPGRVVTNGMSQYSRNERNANSGIVVGIDPERDYPGGPLAGIELQERLEAHAYVMGGSNYQAPAQLVGDFVAGKPSTALGSVEPSYKPGVTLGDLAPSLPDFAIEAIREALPAFDRQIKGYNLHDAVLTGIETRTSSPLRITRGEDYQSLNLKGLFPAGEGAGYAGGILSAGVDGIRIAEAVARDMLGL from the coding sequence ATGCTACGAATCACCGAACTGAAGCTGCCCCTGGACCATCCCGACGAAGCGCTGCGTGAAGCCATCGTCCAGCGCCTGGGCATCCGCGACGAGCAACTGCTCAGCTTCAACCTGTTCAAGCGCAGCTACGATGCGCGCAAGAAGAACAGCGAACTGCTGTTCATCTACACCATCGACCTTGAGGCCAGCAACGAAGCCGAGCTGCTGCACACGTTCGCCGACGATCGCAACATCGGGCCGGCCCCGGACGTGACCTACAAATTCGTCGGCCAGGCCCCGGCCGGCCTGCAGGAACGCCCGATCGTGGTCGGCTTCGGCCCCTGCGGCATCTTCGCCGGCCTGTTGCTGGCGCAGATGGGCTTCAAGCCGATCATCCTCGAGCGCGGCAAGGAAGTGCGCCAGCGCACCAAGGACACCTGGGGCCTGTGGCGCAAGAGCGTGCTCAACCCCGAGTCCAACGTGCAGTTCGGCGAAGGCGGCGCAGGCACCTTCTCCGACGGCAAGCTGTACAGCCAGATCAAGGACCCGCAGCATCATGGCCGCAAGGTTCTGGAAGAGTTCGTCAAGGCTGGCGCACCGGAAGAGATCCTGTACATCAACAAACCCCACATCGGTACCTTCCGCCTGACCGGCATGGTCGAGCAGATGCGTCAGGACATGATCGCCCTGGGTGCCGAAGTGCGATTCCAGGAGAAGGTCACCGACCTGTTGCTGGAAGATGGCCAACTGACCGGTGTGGTGCTGGAGAGCGGCGAACAGCTGCACTCGCGCCATGTGGTCCTGGCCCTGGGCCACAGCGCCCGCGACACGTTCCGCATGCTCCACGCCAAGGGCGTGTACATGGAGGCCAAGCCGTTCTCCGTCGGTTTCCGTATCGAACACCCGCAAACGCTGATCGACAAGGCACGTCTGGGCAAATATGCCGGCCACCCGAAACTCGGTGCGGCCGACTACAAGCTGGTTTACCACGCCAAGAACGGCCGCTCGGTCTACAGCTTCTGCATGTGCCCAGGCGGCACCGTGGTCGCTGCCACCAGCGAGCCGGGCCGGGTTGTGACCAATGGCATGAGCCAGTACTCGCGCAACGAGCGCAACGCCAACTCCGGCATCGTGGTGGGCATCGACCCCGAGCGCGACTACCCGGGTGGCCCGCTGGCGGGTATCGAGCTGCAGGAACGCCTGGAGGCCCACGCTTATGTCATGGGCGGCAGCAACTACCAGGCACCGGCCCAGTTGGTCGGTGATTTCGTCGCAGGCAAACCGTCCACGGCCCTGGGCAGTGTCGAACCGTCGTACAAGCCGGGCGTGACCCTGGGCGACCTGGCCCCCAGCCTGCCAGACTTCGCCATCGAGGCAATTCGCGAAGCGCTGCCGGCGTTCGATCGGCAGATCAAGGGCTACAACCTGCATGACGCGGTACTGACCGGTATCGAGACGCGCACTTCTTCACCGCTGCGCATTACCCGTGGCGAGGATTACCAGAGCCTGAACCTCAAGGGGCTGTTCCCGGCGGGTGAAGGTGCGGGGTATGCCGGGGGAATTCTTTCGGCCGGTGTCGATGGTATTCGCATTGCCGAAGCGGTCGCGCGGGATATGCTCGGGCTGTAA
- a CDS encoding glycine zipper 2TM domain-containing protein yields the protein MRKSALLVATFTAMSLLLGGCASSLTGDSYSRDEARRVQTVRMGTIEALRPVKIEGTKTPIGGGAGAIVGGVAGSAVGGGRGSIVAAVIGAVAGGLAGSAAEEGITRTQGVEITVREDDGSMRAYVQAVQENEVFRVGERVRIMTVDGTSRVTH from the coding sequence ATGCGTAAATCCGCTTTGCTGGTGGCGACCTTCACCGCCATGTCGTTGTTGCTGGGAGGCTGTGCCTCGAGCCTGACGGGCGACAGCTACTCCCGTGATGAGGCCCGCCGCGTGCAGACCGTGCGCATGGGTACCATCGAGGCCCTGCGCCCAGTCAAGATCGAGGGCACCAAGACGCCGATCGGCGGTGGTGCTGGCGCCATTGTCGGTGGTGTAGCCGGCAGCGCCGTAGGTGGCGGCCGTGGCAGCATTGTCGCTGCGGTAATTGGTGCCGTGGCCGGTGGCCTGGCGGGCTCCGCCGCCGAGGAAGGCATCACCCGCACCCAGGGTGTGGAAATCACCGTGCGCGAAGACGACGGCAGCATGCGTGCCTATGTGCAGGCTGTACAAGAGAACGAAGTGTTCCGTGTGGGCGAGCGCGTGCGCATCATGACTGTCGACGGTACCAGTCGCGTCACTCACTGA
- the pdxH gene encoding pyridoxamine 5'-phosphate oxidase, giving the protein MTQSLADMRRDYTRDGLAEAQAPGEPFALFHQWFADAVKTEQPPVEANAMTIATVDGEGRPHCRVLLLKGLDDRGFTFFTNYDSAKGQQLLANPFAAMTFFWPALERQVRIEGRVEKVTAKESDDYYQVRPLGSRLGAWASPQSRVIAGREELEGLVKATEARFSDTQPHCPEHWGGYRLLPERVEFWQGRTSRLHDRLNYRLVDGQWLRERLAP; this is encoded by the coding sequence ATGACCCAATCCCTGGCCGATATGCGGCGCGATTACACCCGTGATGGCCTGGCCGAAGCCCAGGCTCCGGGGGAGCCGTTCGCTCTGTTCCACCAGTGGTTCGCCGACGCGGTGAAAACCGAGCAGCCACCGGTCGAGGCCAATGCCATGACCATCGCCACTGTCGATGGCGAAGGCCGCCCCCATTGCCGCGTACTGCTGCTCAAGGGGCTCGACGACCGTGGTTTCACCTTCTTCACCAACTACGACAGTGCCAAGGGTCAGCAATTGCTGGCGAACCCTTTCGCTGCCATGACCTTCTTCTGGCCGGCACTGGAGCGCCAGGTGCGGATCGAAGGACGGGTGGAAAAGGTCACGGCCAAGGAATCGGACGATTATTACCAGGTGCGACCGCTGGGTAGCCGCCTGGGCGCCTGGGCTTCGCCACAGAGCCGGGTGATCGCGGGCCGTGAGGAGCTTGAAGGGCTGGTCAAGGCGACTGAAGCGCGCTTCTCCGATACGCAGCCACATTGCCCCGAGCATTGGGGCGGTTATCGCCTGCTGCCCGAGCGCGTCGAGTTCTGGCAGGGGCGCACCAGCCGCCTGCACGACCGCCTGAACTACCGACTGGTCGATGGGCAGTGGCTGCGCGAGCGGCTGGCTCCCTGA
- a CDS encoding OmpA family protein, translating to MSSHKTLALALCLTAMTGCASHSPDAAKGESSSWWPFGSDKVAEQEVKQAVNENVAKADAKSESASHWWWPFGGDDKQAKGPAVPKIDQKATQAWLDEYEPKLREAIKDSKLQLERRDNVLAVTIPVDGSYNPDRPNMLLPMTLGPITRVAKTVEGDPKTAVLVLGHADSSGVAAANQKLSLERAASVSAIFRLSGLQRDRLTLKGMGAEMPRAANDSAEGRALNRRVEMLLTPQNTMVALLAKYQQAAPAPTPAAMVAVQDAKAPAAKAADAKPAAKAPAKPAAKKTAAKPAAKATAKKKAAPAKPAAKKAATADKKVAANSPAKTN from the coding sequence ATGTCTTCACATAAAACCTTAGCACTCGCGCTGTGCCTGACCGCCATGACCGGCTGTGCCAGCCACTCTCCGGATGCAGCGAAGGGCGAGTCCAGCAGCTGGTGGCCCTTCGGTTCGGACAAGGTCGCAGAACAGGAAGTGAAGCAAGCCGTCAACGAAAACGTCGCCAAGGCCGACGCCAAGTCGGAAAGTGCCAGCCACTGGTGGTGGCCATTCGGTGGTGACGACAAGCAGGCCAAGGGGCCAGCGGTACCGAAGATCGACCAGAAAGCCACCCAGGCCTGGCTCGACGAATACGAGCCGAAGCTGCGCGAAGCTATCAAGGACAGCAAGTTGCAGCTCGAGCGCCGCGACAACGTGCTGGCGGTGACCATCCCTGTCGACGGTTCGTACAACCCGGATCGGCCGAACATGTTGCTGCCGATGACCTTGGGCCCGATCACCCGCGTCGCCAAGACCGTCGAGGGCGACCCCAAGACTGCCGTACTGGTGCTCGGCCATGCCGACAGCAGTGGCGTGGCGGCAGCCAACCAGAAGCTGAGCCTGGAGCGGGCCGCATCGGTTTCTGCGATTTTCCGCCTGAGCGGCTTGCAACGTGACCGTTTGACCCTCAAGGGCATGGGCGCGGAAATGCCGCGCGCTGCCAATGACAGTGCCGAAGGCCGCGCCCTCAACCGTCGCGTTGAAATGCTGCTGACCCCGCAGAACACTATGGTTGCACTGCTGGCCAAGTACCAGCAGGCCGCTCCGGCCCCGACCCCGGCGGCCATGGTAGCCGTCCAGGATGCCAAGGCGCCCGCCGCCAAGGCTGCCGACGCCAAGCCAGCTGCCAAGGCCCCAGCCAAGCCAGCCGCGAAGAAAACCGCCGCCAAGCCGGCAGCCAAGGCCACTGCCAAGAAGAAAGCCGCGCCTGCCAAGCCTGCGGCCAAGAAAGCTGCCACTGCTGACAAGAAGGTAGCCGCCAACAGCCCTGCGAAGACCAACTGA
- a CDS encoding serine hydrolase domain-containing protein — protein MQIQGHYELKFEAVREAFAALFDDPQERGAALCIQVGGETVIDLWAGSADKDGQQAWHSDTIANLFSCTKTFAAVTALQLVGEGKLALDVPVARYWPEFAQAGKQGITLRQLLSHRAGLPAIRELLPAEALYDWQAMVDALAAETPWWTPGTEHGYAAITYGWLVGELIRRVDGRGPGESIVARTARPLGLDFHIGLADEEFHRVAHIARGKGNAGDAAAQRLLQVTMREPEALSTRAFTNPPAILTSTNKPEWRRMQQPAANGHGNARSLAGFYAGLLDGSLLESELLDELTREHSLGQDRTLLTQTRFGLGCMLDQPDVANATFGLGARAFGHPGAGGSVGFADPEHDVAFGFVVNTLGPYVLMDPRAQQLVRVLGTCL, from the coding sequence GTGCAGATTCAGGGTCACTATGAGCTGAAGTTCGAGGCAGTGCGCGAAGCGTTCGCGGCATTGTTCGATGATCCCCAGGAGCGCGGTGCGGCGTTGTGCATCCAGGTCGGTGGCGAAACCGTGATCGACCTGTGGGCGGGCAGCGCCGACAAGGACGGCCAGCAAGCGTGGCACAGCGATACCATTGCCAACCTGTTCTCCTGCACCAAGACCTTCGCGGCCGTTACCGCCCTGCAACTGGTGGGCGAGGGCAAGCTGGCTCTGGATGTTCCGGTGGCACGTTACTGGCCCGAGTTCGCCCAGGCGGGCAAGCAAGGCATCACCCTTCGCCAGTTGCTCAGCCACCGCGCTGGCCTTCCGGCCATCCGTGAGTTGCTGCCGGCAGAGGCGCTGTACGACTGGCAGGCGATGGTCGATGCCCTGGCTGCTGAAACACCTTGGTGGACGCCCGGCACCGAACATGGCTATGCCGCCATCACCTACGGCTGGTTGGTCGGCGAGCTGATCCGACGTGTCGACGGCCGTGGCCCGGGCGAGTCGATTGTCGCCCGTACCGCACGCCCACTGGGGCTGGACTTCCATATCGGCCTGGCGGACGAAGAATTCCATCGGGTGGCGCATATCGCACGTGGCAAAGGCAACGCAGGCGATGCCGCAGCCCAGCGCCTGCTGCAGGTGACCATGCGAGAGCCAGAGGCTTTGTCGACCCGTGCCTTTACCAACCCGCCGGCGATCCTCACCAGCACCAACAAACCGGAGTGGCGGCGCATGCAGCAGCCCGCGGCTAATGGCCACGGCAACGCCCGCAGCCTGGCAGGCTTCTATGCCGGCCTGCTCGACGGCAGCTTGCTGGAATCCGAGTTGCTCGACGAACTGACCCGCGAACACAGCCTCGGTCAGGATCGTACATTGCTGACCCAGACCCGCTTCGGCCTGGGTTGCATGCTCGACCAGCCCGATGTGGCCAACGCCACCTTCGGCCTGGGTGCCCGTGCCTTCGGCCACCCCGGCGCTGGAGGGTCGGTCGGTTTCGCCGACCCGGAGCACGATGTGGCCTTCGGTTTCGTGGTCAATACCCTCGGCCCATACGTGCTTATGGACCCTAGAGCCCAACAGTTGGTACGGGTCCTTGGCACATGCCTTTGA
- a CDS encoding beta-agarase, with the protein MIRRTLPAVLTLLLSTPLLAGQQTLFSFVRPASVVTVATEGTGMPQYNAEQTTEGEVLRRVVFNPVERPTLRLSPQEGVWDWSAGQFLTLRMQSAMDWALTVDVTVLGSDGRTLTSRIDLPAGPAQTVMVPLKASSPLSQGMRAGPPMPWVHEGQRLLLASSAGEIDLAQVASVSLSIPAPKVAQNLLIEKVGIQDDDLAYQAAYHELIDAYGQSTRGRWPERIVSDEQLKAADGREQQQLKGWLAERAKQPLDTYGGLLAGPGFDAKGFFRTEKRDGRWYLVTPDGHPFYSLGVNAVAADGGRTYVAGREGMFAGLPDQADALAAFYGEGNNDDGNASSQGRGFKQGRWFDFYAANIQRTYGKPCAPVDGQPGADCPPPALDNARWQAHTLDRLQAWGFNTLGNWSDPALAQAKRVPYTLPLSIVGDYASISTGMDWWGRMPDPFDPRFAMATERAVAIAARDHRDDPWLIGYFADNELAWAAPGNDPKARYGLAYGTLRLTTDVPAKRAFLKQLRDKYRNQEGLSKAWGIDLPAWELMEDPGFEAPLPNPEHPEIERDYQYFQEVFAQTYFKTISDSLKWHAPNHLLLGGRYAVSTPEAVKACAEFCDVLSFNFYTLKPEDGYDFSRLAELDKPVLVSEFQFGSRDRGPFWPGPVEVAREEDRGPAYGNFLKAALAQPMIVGAHWFQYLDQPASGRLLDGENGHLGLVAITDVPYAGFVEAVRKSNLAAVGQLSGQLEKSAP; encoded by the coding sequence ATGATCCGTCGCACCTTGCCTGCTGTACTCACCCTGTTGCTCAGCACGCCACTGCTGGCTGGACAGCAGACGCTGTTCAGCTTCGTGCGCCCGGCCTCGGTGGTCACGGTGGCGACCGAAGGGACTGGCATGCCGCAGTACAACGCGGAGCAGACCACGGAAGGCGAGGTGCTACGGCGCGTGGTGTTCAACCCGGTCGAGCGGCCAACCTTGCGCCTGAGCCCGCAGGAGGGTGTATGGGATTGGTCGGCCGGTCAGTTCCTGACCTTGCGCATGCAAAGTGCCATGGACTGGGCGTTGACCGTCGATGTCACGGTGCTGGGCAGCGATGGCCGTACCCTGACCAGCCGCATAGACCTGCCGGCCGGGCCCGCGCAAACCGTCATGGTGCCGCTCAAGGCCAGTTCGCCGCTGAGCCAGGGTATGCGTGCTGGCCCACCGATGCCGTGGGTCCATGAAGGCCAGCGCCTTTTGTTGGCCAGCAGCGCAGGCGAGATCGACCTCGCGCAAGTGGCTTCCGTGAGCCTGAGTATCCCGGCCCCCAAGGTTGCGCAGAACCTGCTGATCGAAAAGGTTGGCATCCAGGACGACGATCTGGCCTACCAGGCGGCCTACCATGAACTGATCGATGCCTACGGCCAGTCCACCCGTGGCCGCTGGCCCGAAAGAATTGTCAGTGACGAACAGCTCAAGGCCGCCGATGGCCGTGAGCAGCAGCAGCTCAAGGGCTGGCTGGCTGAGCGTGCAAAACAGCCGCTGGATACCTACGGTGGCCTGCTGGCCGGGCCTGGGTTCGATGCCAAGGGTTTTTTCCGCACCGAGAAACGCGATGGCCGTTGGTACCTGGTAACGCCTGATGGCCACCCGTTCTATTCCCTGGGCGTCAATGCCGTGGCCGCCGATGGCGGTCGAACTTATGTCGCCGGCCGCGAAGGCATGTTCGCTGGCTTGCCGGACCAAGCCGACGCGCTGGCTGCCTTCTATGGTGAGGGCAACAACGACGATGGCAACGCTTCCTCTCAAGGGCGTGGATTCAAGCAGGGGCGTTGGTTCGACTTCTATGCCGCCAACATCCAGCGCACCTACGGCAAGCCGTGCGCACCCGTGGACGGGCAACCGGGGGCCGACTGCCCGCCACCTGCACTGGACAATGCCCGCTGGCAGGCCCATACGCTCGACCGTTTGCAAGCCTGGGGCTTCAACACCCTGGGTAACTGGAGCGACCCGGCCTTGGCCCAGGCAAAGCGTGTGCCCTATACCCTGCCGCTGTCGATTGTCGGCGATTACGCCAGCATCAGCACCGGCATGGACTGGTGGGGCCGCATGCCGGACCCCTTCGACCCACGCTTCGCCATGGCCACCGAACGCGCCGTGGCCATTGCTGCCCGCGATCACCGTGACGACCCCTGGCTGATCGGTTACTTCGCCGACAACGAACTGGCCTGGGCGGCGCCGGGTAACGACCCCAAGGCGCGTTACGGCCTGGCCTACGGCACCCTGCGCCTGACCACCGATGTGCCGGCCAAGCGCGCGTTCCTCAAGCAGTTGCGCGACAAGTATCGCAACCAGGAAGGCTTGTCCAAGGCCTGGGGCATCGACCTGCCGGCGTGGGAACTGATGGAAGACCCAGGTTTCGAGGCGCCACTGCCCAACCCTGAACACCCGGAAATCGAGCGCGACTACCAGTACTTCCAGGAAGTGTTCGCGCAAACCTACTTCAAGACCATTTCCGACTCGCTGAAATGGCATGCTCCCAACCACCTGCTACTGGGCGGTCGCTACGCCGTGAGCACGCCGGAGGCAGTGAAGGCCTGCGCTGAGTTCTGTGATGTGCTGAGTTTCAACTTCTACACCCTCAAGCCGGAAGACGGCTACGACTTCTCCCGCCTGGCCGAACTGGACAAGCCTGTGCTGGTATCGGAGTTCCAGTTCGGTTCCCGCGACCGCGGTCCATTCTGGCCCGGGCCTGTGGAAGTGGCGCGAGAAGAGGACCGTGGGCCGGCCTATGGCAACTTCCTCAAGGCGGCCCTGGCCCAGCCGATGATCGTGGGCGCGCACTGGTTCCAGTATCTTGACCAACCTGCCAGTGGCCGCTTGCTCGATGGCGAAAATGGTCATCTGGGCCTGGTGGCGATCACTGACGTGCCTTATGCAGGGTTTGTCGAGGCGGTGCGCAAAAGCAACTTGGCGGCCGTTGGTCAGTTAAGCGGCCAGCTTGAGAAATCGGCTCCTTGA